The Thalassotalea piscium sequence ACAATAAAGAAGTTAAAATAGATCCTAACCGAATGTTTACCAGACATGGTCGAATTGAAAGTTTAAAAAAACAAAACCCGACAATTAGTGAGCAATCGCCATTGATTACACAAGCAGAACAGTTAGCTGAAAAACTCAGCCATTTTGTTTTAGCATCATTAAATGGAACAAAACCACCTTCTACCCTAGTTGCTATGCATAACAACACTAACGGCTACACAGGTGACGGTAAAGATGGTTATGGAGACGTTTCTATTATTCGTTATCAAAAAAAACTTGCCAGCGGTGCTAATTATTTAATTGATGTTACCCAAGGCGACCATGATGAAGACGATCTCTATTTTTTAACAGATAAAAATGATTTTGCCACAACAAAGCAGTACGGTTGGAATGCCGTATTACAAAACCCAGAAGTTGCATTTGACCCGGAAGAAGACGATGGCTCTTTATCTGTTTATGCCGAAATGAAAGGCTATCGCTACATCAATGTAGAAGCTGAAAGAGAAAACAATGGTCAGGGAGAAAACCACTTATCGGTACAAACACAAATGGTTGATTTTGTTTTCACTCTTTTGGAAGATAAAAATAAATAATTGCCAACAGTTTGGGTTACCCAGATTGTATAATTAGTTGATTTTAATCCTGTTAATATAACCCGTTCTGACATTTTAGGCTTAAAAGTTTTAACCTAACCGATTTCCACCTGTTAAAAAATCACACTAGAACGATGGTAAAGCATGAAATGCCAACGATAATGCTGTTAAGTTAACAGTTAGACTACTTAAGTTTTAGGAGCAAGATTAAGTTGATTAGTTACGTAAAGATTCTACTTCGTGGTTAGACACTCTGAAGGTTATCTTTTATCAGAAAAGTTAATATAGGCCTTAATTTAAAAAAATAGCTTTGCGTTGTTCTTTTAGCGTAACGCATTGCCCACATTTATTCTTTTACATATGTTAAAAATAATAATCTCATTTAAAATCTTTTATTTTAACTGTATATAATTACAGTTTAGACGTTTTCTCGGTTTCTACAATGAAAGCGAGAAAAATTCTCGCTTTCACGCAAAAACAACTAAACATTAAAATAAATTTATTTTAATGTTTAATGCATTACGCTATATTGTTAAATTATTTAAAAATTAAGGAAAATTGATCGTGGTAAGTAATAGACGAGAAAAATTCCTTTTGTTAAAGCTGTTATATGCAAATGGAGATCGCATGAAGTATTTGTCACTACTAATTATTATCCTTATATCAGGCTGTTCATCTCAACCTGCTAGTCATCAAGTCGCTAATGTCATCTTTGGGAAAGTTTTTGAAAAAACCACAAGTACTAAAATAAGTCACAATTCTGCAAGTTGTCCTAATGTAAAGCGAACCTGTTCAAGTGGTAATTACCAAGAGTGGTTTCAAAAAAATGGTAAAAAGGCCTGTGCTTGTAATAAGTAATTGCATATAACAAGCAAATAAATCAGGACAAATAAAAAAATAACAAGGACAGTCGCTTATATTTGAATAATACAAATCACTGAACTAAGGTTAATATCTAATCAAAATTCAAGGATGGTATTATGACAACAGCGAGAAAACAGTTAATTAGCTTAACCGACACCCCTTATTATCATTGTATTTCTCGTTGTGTACGCCGTGCTTTTTTGTGTGGTGAAGATAAAAATACAGGTCAGAACTTTAACCACAGGAAAGGCTGGGTAGAAGAAAAACTACTTAGCCTAACTCAAGTGTTTGCTATTGATGTATGCGCTTACGCTGTGATGAGTAACCACACGCATACCGTACTGTTTATTGATGAAGACACCGCTAAAGGTTGGTCAACCAAAGAAGTGCTTGAACGCTGGCATCAATTATTCAAAGGCACACTACTCACACAGCAATATTGTTGTGGTGATGAAATTCCCGACTATTTAATGTCCTCATTGCTTGAAACAGTTGAGGTATATCGCAGCCGTTTAATGGATATTAGTTGGTTTATGCGCATACTAAACCAAAGTATTGCCACAAAAGCCAACAAAGAAGATAACTGTACAGGGCATTTTTGGGAAGGACGTTTTAAATCACAAGCGTTACTTGATGAAGCCGCCCTTGCAGCTTGTATGGCCTATGTTGATTTAAACCCGGTGCGAGCCAATGTAGCTAAAACACCAGAAAGCTCAGAGAATACTAGTGTCAAACAACGCGTAATATCAGCTAGAAAAGCGACACAGCCAACACTATTATTGCCTTTTATAGGCAACCCACGCCAAACCATGCCAAAAGGCTTACCGTTTGAGCTTAAAGACTACCTTGAACTCATTGAGCTAACAGGGCGCTGTATTCGAGAAGACAAAACAGGGTATATTGATAAACACCAACCAGCACTACTAACAAGGCTAAATATAAAACCTGAAAACTGGTTAACGTTAAGTAAAGATTTTAGAAAGCTCTTTCATGGTGCTGTAGGTCATAGCGATGTATTAACTGACTATTGTGAGCATAAAGGGTTAAAACGACGAGCCAATGTTAACCGTTGTACTAAATTGTTAGCATAGTATTAAGCAAAACTTTTAGTACTACCACTTAAATCCCACCAACACATCAAGCCTGATGTAGTAGTTATGCTTAGAAAACAGTGTTTTTCTACTTTAACTGTAATTTTGCTCAACTTTGGTAAGCGTCGGTTAAACCACACCTTTTCAATAATCGCCAAACTAAATAAACTCCTCAATAATTTACTATTGAGGATATATCATGACCCGAAGAACGTTAGATGATTGGACGAAACTTATTGAACAACAAGCCCAAAGTGGCTTATCTATTCTTGCTTTTTGTAGGCAACACCTGATACCTACGTCAAATTTTTATAAATACCGACATAAAATTGAACATCTCAATCAAACATCGGGTTTTGTAAAAGCTAAGGTAGCAACAAAGGTAACAACTCAACCTGCCGATGCAACAATACACATAGTCTTTGGTGACACAAGGTTAACGCTACCTCATCATTGCGAGCCAACATGGTTAGCTGAACTTATTAAAGCGTTACACGCATGAAGATGTTTGTTGATGTGCCAGATGTCTATTTACACCGCCAGTTTGTCGACTTTCGCAAATCCATTAATGGTTTATCGGCTTTGCTCGATAGTGAGCTGCAATTACCCGTGCTCTCTGGGGCTTTGTTTGTGTTTTGTAATAAAGGTCGCGATAAATTAAAAATTTTGTATTGGGATCAGACGGGTTTTGCGCTGTGGTATAAACGCCTTGAGCGAGATAAATTTAAGTGGCCAACAAGGTTAACTGAATCGACCATGGAGCTCACCGAGCAGCAATTACATTGGCTGTTATCTGGCTTTGATGTGGTGGGCCATCAAGCGATGAGCCTCGATAATTTGTCCTTATAACCTGCGATCATAAGCAGCAGTTATCGATCACGAAATAGTCTAGGTAATAACAACAACTTAACCATTTACTCTGGTAAAATAACTGCATGAATACCAAGACTAAACTTCACCAACGTATTGCTCAGTTAGAGCGGTTATTAGCAGAAAAAGACGCACGTTTACTGTTCCTTGAAGAGCAGTTTCGCCTAGCGCAGCAAAAACAATTCGGTAAAAGTGGTGAAGGCTTTGCAGGTCAAGGGGAATTGTTCAACGAGGCGGAAGAAATCGCTGTGCTTGCTGAAACTGAGCAACAAGACATCAGCTATCGCCGTAATAAACCAAAGCGTAAACCCTTACCGAAAGACTTACCACGGGAAGTGGTGGTGCATGATATTAGCGACGCTGAGAAAGTGTGCGTTTGTTGTCATGCTCAATTACATAAAATCGGTGAAGACATCACTGAAAAACTAGACTTCATCCCGGCACAAGTCAAAGTTATTGAACATGTTCGCCCTAAATACGCGTGTCGTGAATGCGAAAAAACAGGCACTAGCAACCCGATTAAACAAGCGTTGATGCCAGTAAGTCCTATCCCTAAAGGCATTGCTACTGCAAGTTTACTGAGTCAACTCATTACCAGTAAATATCAATATGGTTTGCCTCTTTATCGCCAAGAATCATTATTCAAACAATACGGTATCGCGCTCAGTCGCCAAACAATGAGTGATTGGATGCTCAAATCAGCAGCGTTATTTCCCCCGCTCATCAAACGGCTTAAGGAAGAATTACGAAAACAAGCAGTGATACATGCCGATGAGACTACGGTCAATGTCATCAAGTCTGACAAAATAAAAAGTTACATGTGGTTGTATTGCACGGGCACGGATTCCCCCATGCCCACTAGTTCAATCCCAAATATTATCTTATACGATTATCATGATAGCCGTGCAGGTCGCTGCGTGGTTGATTATCTCGACGGCTATTCGGGCTACCTTCAAGTTGATGGTTATCAAGCCTATCATCAAACCCAAGCAACCTTAGTGGGTTGTTGGGCACATGCGCGGCGTAAATTCATTGAAGCCAAACAAGCACAACCCAAAGGAAAAAGTGGTAAAGCTGATGTGGCGCTAAGTTATATTCAAAAATTGTACGGTATTGAATCGCGTTTTAAAAATACAACTCCAGAAGAGACTTACGAGGCTCGCCAAACTCAAGCCAAACCGATACTAGATAAATTACACGGTTGGTTTACTCAACAAAATGTGTTGCCCAAAAACAAATTAGGTGAAGCTATCACGTATCTGAGTAATCAGTGGCCAAAATTGGTGGGTTACCTCGAAGACGGTCGCTTGAGCATCGACAATAATCGTGCAGAGCGGGCAATAAAGTCCTTCGTTATCGGACGTAAAAATTGGTTGTTTAGCCAAACCGCTAACGGTGCCGATGCGAGTGCTGCACTGTATAGTATTATCGAAACCGCTAAAGCTAATGGCTTAGTTCCATTTGATTATGTCAAGCAATGTCTTGAAGAGTTATGTAAACCACACCCTGATATTGACGCAATATTGCCGTGGAACATCAAGCGTTAGTCAGTAGAAAATGATAATGCAGAAATAAAAACGAAAGGTAAAACAGAGGTAATCATCCGTGATCAACACTCCCTGTTTACTTCATCCCTCATAGCAATCCTCGCTACATCACCTCATCCGTAAAGCATCCCTAAACAAGCATCCAGCTTGCTGTTGTTACCAACTTTTTAAGTCTAGAATAAGGATGAAATATTGCAAATAATGCTGAATAAAAAATTTAGGTGTGGTTTAACCGACGCTTACCAACTTTGGCCAATGTTTTTCAAATTAAGTTTATATTCTTAATCATTGAGTTTATTTTAAGCTGTTTATTAGCTTGCATGCTGGCTTTGTTGTAGGTAATTGATAAGCGAGTGTCCTTGTTAATTTTTTGAATAGGTGTCGCGAAGCCGACTTCTTAATTATTGAGTGTATTTTTAGTTTAATTCGAGTTGTTATTTAGTTTGCATGCTCCCTTTGTTGTAGGTAAATTATAAGCGAGTGTCCTTGTCATTTTCTGCGATGTTTGATTCTGAGCCTGATGACGTAGAAGAATGTAAAGTAAATATCAAACGTATAAGCTCTAACAAGCTATTATTTGAAAGTGTATGCACTGATACTGAAGCTGGTGGAGTATCTAAAACAGTCGGTGAAATGAATTTAAATGGTAAAACATTAACTTCGTTAGTTGAAAGCACAACCTCAGACGAAAGCTTCAGTATGAAAATGAAGATAGTTGGTAGTGGGAAATACATTGGAGCTTGTGACTAAATGCCTAACAAGTCACTCAAAAAAAATAACTAGGACAGTCGCTTATATTTATTGAGTTTATTTTAAGCGTTTATTCGCTTGCATGCAGGCTTTGTTGTAAATAACTTATAAGCGAGTGTCCTAGTTATTCTGCGTACAACTAAAGTATACCCAACAACTGATTCTACGCCCGAGCGTACTGTATTAACTTGTAAAATTGTATAAGGTAGCAATGCAATGTTTATTTTAGGACAAATTTTCGCAATACTGTTGATAGTAGTATTACCGTTTTTTATTATGAAGAAACGCGTTAAAGAAAACTCTAAGAGAATTATTTGGTTAATACTGTTTATTATTATTCCAATTTTGAGTTTTATATTTTACTTGTTTTATCAGTACATCTATTTAGAAGATACCGTTAAAACCAGTTAAATATATTAAAATAACTAGGACAGTCGCTTATATTTCTCATTTATTATATTTTATTGCGAATTTAATAAAGGCTGACTTATTCGTGCTTATAATTCAGGTTTAGCTTCACTTTCGTCTTTCAAAGCAGTGAGTTGGGTAAATGTTTTATGTGTATCTAATCTGATAAAAATTATGGTAAAGTTATTAATGCTAGCCTCCGCTTTAGTTATTTAACAAATTAATTATTGCTCTAATTTTTTAAGTTAACCCACGATATGGAGGCTAACCTCGTGGGGAGTCATTATGTCTATAAGTAACCAAAGTATTGGAGTCATGGATGAATTTACGAAGTTTCTCAATTAAACGTTTTTTGTTGTTATCTTTTATTTTAAATTTACCGCCAATACTCGCAGTCACAAAAGTTGGTCTTTTATTTTTACCATTATTATTCTGGGTTAATATACCTGTTTTGTGGACTGGCATTGCAAAGGCTATAGGCAGTACTCACTTTAAAATAGAAGAGTTTGGTGCATTACCGCAAACAGCATTAGCTTATGCAATAATCATTATTTTTTGGCTTTTGATTGCGGCTTTAATAACTCTAATAACTAGTAGAGCCAAGCCTGAGTAAATTACTTATAACAAATAAGAATAGGTGTCGCGTAGCCGACACCTTATTCAGGTGTTGGATAAGCCCGAAGCGCTACTTATATAGTAAGAGTAATTTTAACGTTACAAATTGATTCGATGGAGAATACTACACCTGCATCAATTTGCTTTGTTCTAACTTCTCTAACGATACTCTGAATTGGTCAAATAGTTATTTCACTTGGTATAACAAGGTTGCGGCCTTTAAAAGTGTGCAATTACGCCAACAAAAGCCCCTTTAAATTCAAGATCAGTATATAAGCTGTTTACATCTTGAAATTCCATTTTTACTGCGCGGTAACCTAAGGTTAGATTAAAATCTACCATAACATTATTAATTAAATCGTAACTTAGCCCTAATTGATAATCATAAAGTGAATGGTCATTTATTAATGAAAAGTCACCTTGGGCAAAAACACTTACTCCGGTTAAAGGTAAGCTGATACTAGAGGCAACATACAACATTGGCTCAATATCATTGGTCTTTTTATTATTTGCTTCAACTGTAGTTGTTGTTTCAGTAATAGGAGGATGATCATGTCCGTCGTGTTCTTCCTCATCCCAAATTTTATCAGCCGTTGTAGTCGTAGTATTTGTTGTCTCAGTTACAGTAACGCTACCGTTAAAGTCTCTAGCACTTAACCCTAAATCAACTGAAAACAAGCCATTATCAAAAACCTGATAATAAAGCGTGTAGTCGATATAACTAACATTAAAATTGGCCTCAACATCAGAGTCAACACGAACATCTACATAGTAAACTTCGTTATCGTTACTAAACTCTTGCATTGAACGAATGTGTCCTAAAGTAGCAAGGCTTGTACTTGAAATACGTATATTTGGGAGTAAAGGAAATGGATGCTCAATGGCAACAAAGTAGTTGTTTTGATATTCTTTTGCTAAATCAAAGTCTCTTAGCGCATTTATTTCGCCAAAAACACCACTAGCCTCACTTTGCCACACTTGGCCACCTAGGTATAAGCCAACTGCTTCCGCTTGTACGTTTGCCGTTAAAAATACAGCAAAAGTTGCTGTAAAAGCTTTTTTTATCATCTAGTTATAATCCTTATATACGACTGATAAATGAACATGATAATCACTGTACTATACTCTTTAACACCAAACTATCGCTTAGTCACTAAATGCTGTTATTTTTAAGTTTAGCAATAATAAAGTCTATCGCCTTTCGACTTTGAAATGAGTTATGTGATGAGGGAGCAATAATAAACTCCTTTGCATAGCGATAATTGGCCGAGTCGTAACTGACCACACCATCAGTTATTGCTGAACAAGTTAATGAAGTATCACAGCTTAATTCTCCGTTAGAGCCAACAATAGCATAAGCTTTACCCGCTATTGGTAGGTCATACAGTGTTCCCATTAACGGGTGACCTGGTCTTAACACCTGTACACTATTGGGTCCGTAATCCAATAAAAAAGGTTGCATCGCCTTAGTGATTACTTCTGGACCTGCACGTTTAATAAGAGACTGAAATAATTGAGTAAACTCTCCAGGAAGTGCAACCAATAATGCGCCAATATAACCAATGGTTGAATTGGCAACAGCTGAACCTTTAAACGGTGTATCTAAGAAAAAACCGTATTTAAATTAAACACGGGATCAAAAATAAAAATATTTTTTAAGCTAACATCATTTTCGGTTAATAAATGTTCTGGGCTTTGATTAAAAGCAGTGTTCCATAAACTAAAGTCAGTCTTAACTGCTAACAGTTTAGCAATCACCCCTCCCATACTATGGCCTATTATTACAGCTTCTTCTTTTAGATTATTACTGCCAATTTCTGTTAATAAGCTATGTAAGTTATCGCGAGTTTTTGAGGCGGTATAAAAAGGAGGTGGCCCTGAAGGATAGTATATATGCCAAATTTGATAGCGAGACATTAACGAAGGTTCATTTAGTATCGCCATTGTTAAGTGTCGCCAGATTAACGGATCAGAATTTAAACCGTGGATCATTATCAGCGGAATTTTATCTTTAAAGATCCCACCTATTGCAAAAACCCCCCTGCGCTTTTCAGCCTGTTTGGGAGAAACAAAACCGAGCCAGTTATAGTCGTCTATGTCTGCCTTTTCAATTAACGCCAAATATGCAGCCCCAGGCGAATGTCGTAATAGGTATTGGTTAGTACCGATCATCAGATTGGAATGGTTACTATAAAATTGTAAATCAAGCATTACTTCAAAGCGTTTTTTTCGTATTTTAATATCACTTACGATAAGCGTAGCGTCTTTCATCACGCCTTCAAGCGGAGCATACCTATCTAAACCTACCTGTTGGTTATCACGACTAAATACAACAGGTATACCAAGCTCACCAAAAATCTTGGGCTGTAAGCTAGGGTCTTTAGCTAACATTTCTTCGCTAAAGATAAAGTGATTAAGGTTACTATGTATTAATGTTACGCGGCCTTCAGAGCTTGCACCGTCGTTGCCATTTTTTAATAAATGATAAATCGCATAGTTGTAATTAGAGATTGCATAATTACGCAAATTGCTAGATAAGTTATTACGACCCAGCAGCGTTTTAGTGCAGTGGATAAGCTGTCCTAATCCCACATCTGTAAGTTTTGGCAAAGATAAACAGTATGTATGAACCTCTTGCGTGGAAAAAGCAGCCAAATCAACTAACTGAACATTCCCCCCTTTACCGATAATTTCATTAGAGTTTTGATATTCAACAAAGCGTGATGACGAACAACTGGCTAGCAGTGCCAAAAAACAAAATAGCGTAATTGTGCGCATTAATTTCCTCATCAATAATCAGTTTTCTATTATTTAGTTGTAGTAATAGCTTATCATCACTACTTTGATAATCATAAATTCATAATAAACAGCTTATTTATATGAACAGCCATTACCCCGAACTCAGGTTATTTATTATCAGCTAACCTATTTAGCACCCACTTCTATTGTTAAAACAGAACAATTTATTCTATAAATAAGGACGTAGCCTTGTGTGCATTACTATTTTAACGTGCTAGCACTCTATAAATAAGAACAAACTTCATCGTTTAAGAGTTTTTTGTTAATTAAATAAGAACGATTGATTTAATAAATTGTAAATTAATAATAAATTAAGTAGGAGTTAGTATGGCCAAAGTACTCAAAGCTAAAGAACATGATATTGGTGGGCTAAATGTAAAACGCGTATTACCACACCAAGAAAAACGCATGGTTGGCCCCTTTATATTTTTTGATCAAATGGGGCCTAATAATTTTCCGGCAGGGCAAGGTATTAATGTTAGACCCCACCCGCATATTGGCTTATCAACATTAACTTACCTATTTGATGGCAGTATTTTACATCGTGATTCTCTTGGTAATAATTTAGAAATTTGCCCCGGCGATGTAAATTGGATGACCGCAGGAAAAGGCATTGTTCATTCAGAGCGAGAAAGTTTTGAAGTACGTGCAAACCCACATTCAATTAGTGGGCTTCAATGTTGGGTTGCTTTACCTGAGTCAATGGCTGAGTTAGAGCCATCGTTTACGCATACAAAAAAGAATGAATTACCTCAAATTATCCACGAAGGCATAATGATGAGATTAATCGTCGGCGAAGCTTACGGTTTAAGCTCTCCTGTAAAAACCTATTCACCTATGTTTTATATAGACGCTGTTGCCAGTAAAGGTAGTGTTATTAAGCGCCCTAACCCTGAGCAAGAAATGGCAATATATACTATTTGCGGTGAGGTAACTATTAATGGTGAAACCTTTGGCACCAACGAATTTATTTTATTAGCGCCTGGTGACAGTGAAATTACACTAGCGAATGATGGTCGTTTTATTATGTTTGGCGGTGAAAAATTTGAACAAGTACCTTTTATCCACTGGAACTTTGTTTCTTTCAGTAAAGAGCGCATTGAACAGGCTAAAAGTGATTGGCAAAACGGTCGTTTTCCCACCATACCAGGTGATGATAAAGAGTTTATTCCACTTAAATAATTAAAATTATGAGTGACTGCAATAATTTCATTAAAAGTTAAAGGTGATGTTGTGAGAAAAAAGATAGAGTTTACAAGTAATGGTTTGCGTCTTTCTGGTTTATTAGAGTCGCCGGCAACTAGTGTAAAAGCCTATGCAGTGTTTGCCCATTGTTTTACATGCGGAAAAGATATTGCTGCCGCAACTAGAATTTCGCGCGCTTTAGTAGAAAAAGGTATTGCCGTACTGCGTTTTGATTTTACCGGCTTAGGTAACAGCGATGGTGATTTTTCAAATACCAATTTTACTTCAAACCTTGATGATTTAAGAGCCGCGGCAGCTTATTTAACTGAACATTATTTAGCGCCACAATTACTGATTGGTCATAGTTTAGGGGGCGCTGCTGTACTTGCAGTAGCAAACAGTATTGAGTCAGTTAAGGCTGTTGTCTCAATTGCTGCCCCAGCAAAGGCAGAGCACGTTATACACAACTTTGAAGCGAGCTTAGAAGATATTAAACGCGATGGCGAGGCTAAGGTAACACTTGGTTTAAAAGAGTTTTCCATCCAAAAACAGTTTATTGATGATCTTAATGAAAATAGTCAGCAAAAATTCGATCTGCATGGTAAATCACTATTAGTATTGCATAGCCCCATTGATACCGTAGTTTCAATCAATGAAGCAGAAAAAATTTACACGAGTGTTAAGCATCCAAAAAGTTTTATATCGCTCGATAAAGCCGATCACTTCTTATCTAATAAAGCAGATGCCGAATATGCCGCTGCAGTTATTAGCAGCTGGGCTGATAAGTACATTGAATACGAAACAGATGAAGCAACCTTAGCGACTCTCGCGACTAAAGGTAATGTCGTTGTTTCAGAAAAAGATCATAACTTTACTCTCGACGTAGTCAGTGACAGTCATCATTGGTTAGCCGATGAACCAACGGCTGTCGGCGGACAAAACCTTGGCCCTGATCCCTATGAACATTTATTAGCGGCGTTAGGCGCTTGTACCGTTATGACATTACGTATGTATGCCAAGCACAAAAAAATAGCTGTCGACGATATTAGCGCAACGTTAAGTCACAACAGAAATTATCATCAAGATTGCAAAGATTGTGACGAAAAAGACACCCAAGTCGAGCTAATAAATTGCAAAATAACAATTGTTGGCGATGTTACAGACGAACAGCGTCAAAGGTTTTTAGCCATTGCAGACCGATGCCCTGTGAACAAAACCTTACACAGTAAGTTAGTTGTTAAAAAAACTATCGAATAATTAAAACAAGAAAACAGTAACACTAAATAATAAAAACATGAGGTTTAAATGCTTGAAATTGCATTGATATATTTAGCAGCGGC is a genomic window containing:
- a CDS encoding transposase, translating into MTTARKQLISLTDTPYYHCISRCVRRAFLCGEDKNTGQNFNHRKGWVEEKLLSLTQVFAIDVCAYAVMSNHTHTVLFIDEDTAKGWSTKEVLERWHQLFKGTLLTQQYCCGDEIPDYLMSSLLETVEVYRSRLMDISWFMRILNQSIATKANKEDNCTGHFWEGRFKSQALLDEAALAACMAYVDLNPVRANVAKTPESSENTSVKQRVISARKATQPTLLLPFIGNPRQTMPKGLPFELKDYLELIELTGRCIREDKTGYIDKHQPALLTRLNIKPENWLTLSKDFRKLFHGAVGHSDVLTDYCEHKGLKRRANVNRCTKLLA
- the tnpA gene encoding IS66 family insertion sequence element accessory protein TnpA; this encodes MTRRTLDDWTKLIEQQAQSGLSILAFCRQHLIPTSNFYKYRHKIEHLNQTSGFVKAKVATKVTTQPADATIHIVFGDTRLTLPHHCEPTWLAELIKALHA
- the tnpB gene encoding IS66 family insertion sequence element accessory protein TnpB (TnpB, as the term is used for proteins encoded by IS66 family insertion elements, is considered an accessory protein, since TnpC, encoded by a neighboring gene, is a DDE family transposase.); this translates as MKMFVDVPDVYLHRQFVDFRKSINGLSALLDSELQLPVLSGALFVFCNKGRDKLKILYWDQTGFALWYKRLERDKFKWPTRLTESTMELTEQQLHWLLSGFDVVGHQAMSLDNLSL
- the tnpC gene encoding IS66 family transposase, which gives rise to MNTKTKLHQRIAQLERLLAEKDARLLFLEEQFRLAQQKQFGKSGEGFAGQGELFNEAEEIAVLAETEQQDISYRRNKPKRKPLPKDLPREVVVHDISDAEKVCVCCHAQLHKIGEDITEKLDFIPAQVKVIEHVRPKYACRECEKTGTSNPIKQALMPVSPIPKGIATASLLSQLITSKYQYGLPLYRQESLFKQYGIALSRQTMSDWMLKSAALFPPLIKRLKEELRKQAVIHADETTVNVIKSDKIKSYMWLYCTGTDSPMPTSSIPNIILYDYHDSRAGRCVVDYLDGYSGYLQVDGYQAYHQTQATLVGCWAHARRKFIEAKQAQPKGKSGKADVALSYIQKLYGIESRFKNTTPEETYEARQTQAKPILDKLHGWFTQQNVLPKNKLGEAITYLSNQWPKLVGYLEDGRLSIDNNRAERAIKSFVIGRKNWLFSQTANGADASAALYSIIETAKANGLVPFDYVKQCLEELCKPHPDIDAILPWNIKR
- a CDS encoding DUF3617 domain-containing protein, yielding MSFSAMFDSEPDDVEECKVNIKRISSNKLLFESVCTDTEAGGVSKTVGEMNLNGKTLTSLVESTTSDESFSMKMKIVGSGKYIGACD
- a CDS encoding TIGR04219 family outer membrane beta-barrel protein, with product MIKKAFTATFAVFLTANVQAEAVGLYLGGQVWQSEASGVFGEINALRDFDLAKEYQNNYFVAIEHPFPLLPNIRISSTSLATLGHIRSMQEFSNDNEVYYVDVRVDSDVEANFNVSYIDYTLYYQVFDNGLFSVDLGLSARDFNGSVTVTETTNTTTTTADKIWDEEEHDGHDHPPITETTTTVEANNKKTNDIEPMLYVASSISLPLTGVSVFAQGDFSLINDHSLYDYQLGLSYDLINNVMVDFNLTLGYRAVKMEFQDVNSLYTDLEFKGAFVGVIAHF
- a CDS encoding esterase/lipase family protein; this translates as MRTITLFCFLALLASCSSSRFVEYQNSNEIIGKGGNVQLVDLAAFSTQEVHTYCLSLPKLTDVGLGQLIHCTKTLLGRNNLSSNLRNYAISNYNYAIYHLLKNGNDGASSEGRVTLIHSNLNHFIFSEEMLAKDPSLQPKIFGELGIPVVFSRDNQQVGLDRYAPLEGVMKDATLIVSDIKIRKKRFEVMLDLQFYSNHSNLMIGTNQYLLRHSPGAAYLALIEKADIDDYNWLGFVSPKQAEKRRGVFAIGGIFKDKIPLIMIHGLNSDPLIWRHLTMAILNEPSLMSRYQIWHIYYPSGPPPFYTASKTRDNLHSLLTEIGSNNLKEEAVIIGHSMGGVIAKLLAVKTDFSLWNTAFNQSPEHLLTENDVSLKNIFIFDPVFNLNTVFS
- a CDS encoding pirin family protein, which produces MAKVLKAKEHDIGGLNVKRVLPHQEKRMVGPFIFFDQMGPNNFPAGQGINVRPHPHIGLSTLTYLFDGSILHRDSLGNNLEICPGDVNWMTAGKGIVHSERESFEVRANPHSISGLQCWVALPESMAELEPSFTHTKKNELPQIIHEGIMMRLIVGEAYGLSSPVKTYSPMFYIDAVASKGSVIKRPNPEQEMAIYTICGEVTINGETFGTNEFILLAPGDSEITLANDGRFIMFGGEKFEQVPFIHWNFVSFSKERIEQAKSDWQNGRFPTIPGDDKEFIPLK
- a CDS encoding bifunctional alpha/beta hydrolase/OsmC family protein — its product is MRKKIEFTSNGLRLSGLLESPATSVKAYAVFAHCFTCGKDIAAATRISRALVEKGIAVLRFDFTGLGNSDGDFSNTNFTSNLDDLRAAAAYLTEHYLAPQLLIGHSLGGAAVLAVANSIESVKAVVSIAAPAKAEHVIHNFEASLEDIKRDGEAKVTLGLKEFSIQKQFIDDLNENSQQKFDLHGKSLLVLHSPIDTVVSINEAEKIYTSVKHPKSFISLDKADHFLSNKADAEYAAAVISSWADKYIEYETDEATLATLATKGNVVVSEKDHNFTLDVVSDSHHWLADEPTAVGGQNLGPDPYEHLLAALGACTVMTLRMYAKHKKIAVDDISATLSHNRNYHQDCKDCDEKDTQVELINCKITIVGDVTDEQRQRFLAIADRCPVNKTLHSKLVVKKTIE